In Bubalus kerabau isolate K-KA32 ecotype Philippines breed swamp buffalo chromosome 4, PCC_UOA_SB_1v2, whole genome shotgun sequence, one DNA window encodes the following:
- the ARID3C gene encoding AT-rich interactive domain-containing protein 3C, protein MEALQRQQAARLAQGVGPLAPPHPPPPPPPPAPPGPSFPGSRTLEAPERGLGEVGAEEEEDGQDEEEEEAGAEDEAAEESMPGTRGSSSPSSQPPGPHPHEWTYEEQFKQLYELDADPKRKEFLDDLFSFMQKRGTPVNRVPIMAKQVLDLYALFRLVTAKGGLVEVINRKVWREVTRGLSLPTTITSAAFTLRTQYMKYLYPYECETRALSSPGELQAAIDSNRREGRRQAYTAAPLFGLAGQPPRGTPGSAPEPGPAPPTPSPRSAHGPASGLPAHACAQLSPSPIKKEESRIPTPRLALPVGLAFGPAREKVAPEEPPEKRAVLMGPMDLPRHSAPPSFLPRGKVPLREERLDGPLSLAGTGISSINMALEINGVVYTGVLFARHQPVPASQGPTNPAPPLPTGPPSSTSP, encoded by the exons ATGGAAGCCCTGCAGAGACAGCAGGCAGCCAGGCTGGCCCAGGGGGTGGGGCCATTGGCCCCTccacacccaccaccaccaccaccaccaccagcaccaccggGGCCTTCCTTTCCTGGATCCCGCACCCTGGAGGCCCCtgagagggggttgggggaggttggagctgaggaagaagaggatggccaagatgaggaggaagaagaagctgGGGCAGAAGATGAGGCAGCCGAGGAGAGCATGCCAGGGACCCGGGGCAGCAGCTCACCTTCCAGCCAGCCCCCTGGACCTCATCCCCACGAGTGGACCTACGAGGAGCAGTTCAAGCAG CTGTACGAGCTCGATGCAGACCCCAAGAGGAAAGAATTTCTGGATGACCTGTTTAGCTTCATGCAGAAGAGGG GGACACCCGTGAACCGTGTGCCCATCATGGCGAAGCAGGTGCTGGACCTGTACGCGCTGTTCCGCCTGGTGACGGCCAAGGGCGGTCTAGTGGAAGTCATCAATCGCAAGGTGTGGCGGGAGGTCACGCGCGGCCTCAGCCTGCCCACCACCATCACGTCGGCCGCCTTCACTCTACGCACCCA GTACATGAAGTATCTGTACCCGTACGAATGCGAGACGCGGGCGCTCAGCTCCCCTGGGGAGCTCCAGGCTGCCATCGACAGCAACCGGCGCGAGGGCCGTCGTCAGGCTTACACCGCAGCCCCGCTCTTCGGCCTGGCTGGGCAGCCACCTCGGGGCACTCCTGGCTCCGCCCCTGAGCCCGGGCCCGCCCCGCCCACGCCCAGCCCACGCTCTGCTCATGGCCCCGCCTCTGGCCTGCCGGCCCACGCCTGCGCGCAGCTAAGCCCGAGCCCCATTAAGAAAG AAGAGAGCAGAATTCCCACCCCTCGACTGGCACTGCCTGTGGGCCTGGCCTTTGGACCTGCACGTGAGAAGGTGGCACCAGAGGAACCCCCAGAGAAGAGGGCTGTGCTGATGGGGCCCATGGACCTACCTCGACACAGCGCACCCCCCAGTTTCCTGCCCCGTGGCAAGGTTCCCCTTAGGG AAGAGCGGCTGGATGGGCCTCTCAGTCTGGCAGGCACTGGTATCAGCAGTATCAACATGGCCCTAGAGATCAACGGGGTGGTCTACACTG GTGTCCTCTTTGCCCGTCACCAGCCTGTACCAGCTTCCCAGGGCCCAACCAACCCTGCACCCCCACTCCCGACAGGGCCCCCTTCCAGCACCTCACCCTGA
- the SIGMAR1 gene encoding sigma non-opioid intracellular receptor 1, with the protein MCWAVGRRWAWAALLLAVAAVLAQVVWLWLGTQSFVFQHEEIAQLARQYAGLDHELAFSRLIVELRRLHPGHVLPDEDLQWVFVNAGGWMGAMCLLHASLSEYVLLFGTALGSSGHSGRYWAEISDTIISGTFHQWREGTTKSEVFYPGETVVHGPGEATAVEWGPNTWMVEYGRGVIPSTLGFALADTVFSTQDFLTLFYTLRAYARGLRLELTTYLFGQDA; encoded by the exons ATGTGTTGGGCCGTGGGCCGGCGGTGGGCGTGGGCCGCGCTGCTCCTGGCGGTCGCGGCTGTGCTGGCCCAGGTGGTCTGGCTCTGGCTGGGAACTCAGAGCTTCGTCTTCCAGCACGAAGAGATCGCGCAGCTGGCTCGGCAGTACGCGG GGCTGGACCACGAGCTGGCCTTCTCTCGGCTGATCGTGGAGCTGCGGCGGCTGCACCCGGGCCACGTGCTGCCCGACGAGGACCTGCAGTGGGTGTTCGTGAACGCGGGAGGCTGGATGGGCGCCATGTGCCTTCTGCACGCCTCCCTGTCCGAGTACGTGCTGCTCTTCGGCACCGCTCTGGGCTCTAGCGGCCACTCGG GGCGCTACTGGGCTGAGATCTCGGATACCATCATCTCTGGCACCTTCCACCAGTGGAGAGAGGGTACTACTAAAAGTGAGGTCTTCTACCCAG GGGAGACGGTGGTGCACGGGCCTGGTGAGGCAACGGCTGTGGAGTGGGGGCCAAACACATGGATGGTGGAGTATGGCCGGGGTGTCATCCCCTCTACCCTGGGCTTCGCACTGGCTGACACTGTCTTCAGCACCCAGGACTTCCTCACCCTCTTCTACACTCTTCGAGCCTATGCCCGGGGCCTCCGGCTGGAACTCACCACCTACCTCTTCGGCCAGGATGCCTGA
- the GALT gene encoding galactose-1-phosphate uridylyltransferase isoform X2, with the protein MATTFRASEHQHIRYNPLQDEWVLVSAHRMKRPWQGQVEPQPLTTVPRHDPHNPLCPGATRANGKVNPDYEGTFLFDNDFPALQPDAPSPGPSDHPLFQAEAAQGVCKVMCFHPWSDVTLPLMSVPEIRAVVDAWASVTEELGAQYRWVQIFENKGAMMGCSNPHPHCQVWASSFLPDVAQREERCQRAYQSQHGEPLLVEYGRQELLRKERLVLTSEHWLVLVPFWAVWPFQTLLLPRRHVRRLPELTPAERDDLSSIMKKLLTKYDNLFETSFPYSMGWHGAPTGSEAGANWDHWQLHAHYYPPLLRSATVRKFMVGYEMLAQAQRDLTPEQAAERLRALPEVHYRLGQKDRETAAIA; encoded by the exons ATGGCCACAACCTTCCGGGCTAGCG AGCATCAGCATATCCGCTACAACCCGCTACAAGATGAGTGGGTGCTGGTGTCAGCGCACCGCATGAAGCGTCCCTGGCAGGGGCAGGTAGAGCCCCAGCCTCTGACGACAGTACCCCGCCATGACCCCCACAACCCTCTCTGTCCGGGGGCCACACGGGCCAATGGGAAG GTGAATCCTGACTATGAAGGCACCTTCCTGTTTGACAACGACTTCCCAGCTCTGCAGCCTGATGCCCCGAGTCCAG GACCCAGTGATCACCCCCTTTTCCAAGCAGAGGCTGCTCAAGGAGTTTG TAAGGTCATGTGCTTCCACCCCTGGTCGGATGTGACACTGCCTCTCATGTCGGTCCCCGAAATCCGAGCTGTTGTTGATGCTTGGGCCTCAGTCACAGAGGAACTGGGTGCCCAGTACCGTTGGGTGCAG ATCTTTGAAAACAAAGGAGCCATGATGGGCTGTTCTAACCCCCATCCCCACTGCCAG GTGTGGGCCAGCAGCTTCCTGCCAGATGTTGCCCAGCGTGAGGAGCGATGTCAGCGGGCCTATCAGAGTCAGCATGGAGAGCCCCTGCTCGTGGAGTACGGCCGCCAGGAGCTGCTCAGGAAG GAACGTCTGGTCCTAACTAGTGAGCACTGGTTGGTGCTGGTCCCCTTCTGGGCAGTGTGGCCCTTTCAGACATTACTGCTGCCCCGTCGGCATGTTCGGAGGCTGCCTGAGCTGACCCCTGCTGAGCGTGACG ATCTATCCTCCATCATGAAGAAGCTCTTGACCAAGTATGACAACCTATTTGAAACATCCTTCCCCTACTCCATGGGCTGGCACG GGGCTCCCACAGGATCAGAGGCTGGAGCCAACTGGGACCACTGGCAGCTACATGCTCATTATTACCCTCCACTCCTGCGCTCTGCTACAGTCCGGAAGTTCATGGTTGGCTATGAAATGCTTGCCCAGGCCCAGAGGGACCTCACCCCGGAGCAG GCTGCAGAAAGACTAAGGGCACTTCCTGAGGTTCATTACCGCCTGGGGCAGAAGGACAGGGAGACAGCAGCCATCGCCTGA
- the GALT gene encoding galactose-1-phosphate uridylyltransferase isoform X1, which produces MTPTTLSVRGPHGPMGSKVMCFHPWSDVTLPLMSVPEIRAVVDAWASVTEELGAQYRWVQIFENKGAMMGCSNPHPHCQVWASSFLPDVAQREERCQRAYQSQHGEPLLVEYGRQELLRKERLVLTSEHWLVLVPFWAVWPFQTLLLPRRHVRRLPELTPAERDDLSSIMKKLLTKYDNLFETSFPYSMGWHGAPTGSEAGANWDHWQLHAHYYPPLLRSATVRKFMVGYEMLAQAQRDLTPEQAAERLRALPEVHYRLGQKDRETAAIA; this is translated from the exons ATGACCCCCACAACCCTCTCTGTCCGGGGGCCACACGGGCCAATGGGAAG TAAGGTCATGTGCTTCCACCCCTGGTCGGATGTGACACTGCCTCTCATGTCGGTCCCCGAAATCCGAGCTGTTGTTGATGCTTGGGCCTCAGTCACAGAGGAACTGGGTGCCCAGTACCGTTGGGTGCAG ATCTTTGAAAACAAAGGAGCCATGATGGGCTGTTCTAACCCCCATCCCCACTGCCAG GTGTGGGCCAGCAGCTTCCTGCCAGATGTTGCCCAGCGTGAGGAGCGATGTCAGCGGGCCTATCAGAGTCAGCATGGAGAGCCCCTGCTCGTGGAGTACGGCCGCCAGGAGCTGCTCAGGAAG GAACGTCTGGTCCTAACTAGTGAGCACTGGTTGGTGCTGGTCCCCTTCTGGGCAGTGTGGCCCTTTCAGACATTACTGCTGCCCCGTCGGCATGTTCGGAGGCTGCCTGAGCTGACCCCTGCTGAGCGTGACG ATCTATCCTCCATCATGAAGAAGCTCTTGACCAAGTATGACAACCTATTTGAAACATCCTTCCCCTACTCCATGGGCTGGCACG GGGCTCCCACAGGATCAGAGGCTGGAGCCAACTGGGACCACTGGCAGCTACATGCTCATTATTACCCTCCACTCCTGCGCTCTGCTACAGTCCGGAAGTTCATGGTTGGCTATGAAATGCTTGCCCAGGCCCAGAGGGACCTCACCCCGGAGCAG GCTGCAGAAAGACTAAGGGCACTTCCTGAGGTTCATTACCGCCTGGGGCAGAAGGACAGGGAGACAGCAGCCATCGCCTGA